From Anopheles funestus chromosome 3RL, idAnoFuneDA-416_04, whole genome shotgun sequence, a single genomic window includes:
- the LOC125770221 gene encoding L-threonine 3-dehydrogenase, mitochondrial has translation MLLRKATTAFGGCLRQQLHRSSSADGILAPLATVQQPLQATPQRRWLSNGGGRKTHPKILITGGLGQLGVECAKLLRSQYGEESVILSDIIKPSSEIVNSGPYIFADILDFKGLQKIVVDQRVDWIIHFSALLSAIGEQNVPLAVRVNIEGMHNVLELAKQYKLRIFVPSTIGAFGPDSPRNPTPNVTIQRPRTIYGVSKVHAELMGEYYHHKFGLDFRCLRFPGVISSDPPGGGTTDYAVAIFFEGLKTGKYQCYLKPDTRLPMMYIEDCLRSLLEFMTAPEEKLQRRVYNVTAMSFTPEELVEKLSKYIPELHVSYRPDSRQLIADSWPQIFDDSEARRDWGWQHNYDLDKLVDLMVRDVTENYIKKASQ, from the exons ATGCTGCTGCGCAAGGCTACGACCGCATTTGGCGGATGTTTGCGCCAACAGTTGCACCGTAGCTCATCAGCCGATGGCATACTGGCTCCATTGGCGACGGTACAGCAACCACTCCAAGCGACACCACAACGACGTTGGCTATCAAACGGCGGGGGACGAAAAACGCATCCCAAAATCCTCATCACAG GTGGACTCGGCCAGCTTGGTGTCGAATGTGCGAAACTTCTGCGAAGCCAGTACGGTGAAGAAAGTGTCATTCTGTCGGACATCATCAAACCGAGCAGTGAGATCGTTAACAGCGGACCATACATATTTGCCGACATTCTCGACTTCAAGGGTCTGCAGAAGATCGTTGTCGATCAGCGTGTCGACTGGATCATTCATTTTTCCGCACTGCTCAGCGCGATTGGTGAGCAAAATGTTCCGCTAGCGGTGCGCGTTAACATTGAGGGCATGCACAATGTGCTCGAGCTGGCCAAACAGTACAAGCTTAGGATCTTCGTACCGAGCACGATCGGTGCATTCGGTCCGGACAGCCCACGGAACCCTACACCGAACGTGACGATTCAGCGACCGCGCACAATTTACGGTGTATCGAAGGTGCATGCGGAACTGATGGGCGAATACTATCACCACAAGTTCGGACTGGATTTCCGCTGCCTTCGGTTTCCGGGTGTGATTTCCAGTGATCCACCCGGCGGTGGTACTACCG ATTATGCCGTAGCCATATTCTTCGAGGGTCTAAAGACGGGCAAGTACCAGTGCTACCTCAAACCCGACACGCGTCTGCCCATGATGTACATCGAGGATTGTCTGCGATCGTTGCTCGAGTTTATGACCGCTCCTGAAGAGAAGCTGCAACGCCGAGTGTACAACGTAACTGCCATGTCCTTCACACCGGAGGAACTCGTCGAGAAGCTATCGAAGTATATTCCCGAGCTGCACGTCAGCTACCGACCAGACAGCAGGCAGCTCATTGCCGACTCTTGGCCACAAATCTTCGACGATTCGGAGGCGCGCCGAGACTGGGGCTGGCAACACAACTATGACCTGGACAAGCTGGTGGATCTTATGGTTCGAGATGTCACCGAAAACTACATCAAAAAGGCGTCACAGTAG